In the genome of Planctomycetota bacterium, one region contains:
- a CDS encoding sugar transferase: MAVVADFRLWPERSLRAAVHKQKRSGAWLSAFVKVGKPKRYAEVIEPPQTEAGCSVVRRYGAKAGTGAGGRCVAMFVMPSRVPQVWSEVVDALATRDTQRLEALARQVPLQAQGHPILVETADDFLALTARMLAHAETFVAGLRQPAEGVWAKEGAVVERGCRLRGPVLLGANSYVARGANIAGPAVIGDEAMVGEDAFVGGSVVASGVRVPRGAQLWRSVIEEGAELAPRQAVSLSWADGGGCRRYRATESKVWFSSVVLPSRRALRQCHVCLYDAAKRAIDIAGALVGLALTLPLYPFIALAIKLETRGPVFFTHRRQTLGGREFGCLKFRSMVANALAMRAQLKNEVDGPQFFIENDRRLTRVGKFLRRTNLDEVPQFWNVLLGHMSLVGPRPSPDDENQFCPAWREARLSVRPGLTGMWQLRRTNRAGGDFHQWIQYDTQYVREASLLTDLGIIWETAVRMLRRI; the protein is encoded by the coding sequence ATGGCGGTGGTTGCTGACTTCCGCCTCTGGCCCGAGCGGAGCCTGCGCGCCGCGGTGCACAAGCAGAAGCGTTCCGGGGCGTGGCTGAGCGCTTTCGTGAAGGTTGGGAAGCCGAAAAGGTATGCTGAGGTCATCGAGCCGCCGCAGACCGAGGCCGGCTGCTCTGTCGTTCGCCGCTATGGTGCGAAGGCGGGGACGGGCGCGGGCGGGCGATGCGTGGCCATGTTCGTGATGCCGTCACGTGTCCCTCAAGTGTGGTCGGAGGTGGTGGATGCCCTCGCAACTCGCGACACGCAGCGTCTGGAGGCCCTCGCGCGCCAGGTGCCGCTTCAGGCTCAGGGCCATCCCATCCTGGTGGAGACGGCGGACGATTTCCTTGCGCTGACGGCGAGGATGCTGGCCCACGCGGAGACCTTCGTCGCGGGCCTTCGGCAGCCTGCGGAGGGCGTGTGGGCGAAGGAGGGCGCGGTGGTCGAGCGCGGGTGCCGCCTCCGCGGGCCGGTCCTGCTGGGCGCGAACAGCTACGTGGCGAGAGGGGCCAACATCGCCGGGCCGGCCGTGATCGGAGACGAGGCGATGGTCGGCGAGGATGCGTTCGTGGGCGGCAGCGTGGTGGCGAGTGGGGTCCGCGTGCCGCGCGGAGCGCAGTTGTGGCGGTCGGTGATTGAGGAAGGCGCGGAGCTGGCCCCCAGGCAGGCGGTGTCGCTGAGTTGGGCCGACGGGGGCGGCTGCCGGCGGTACCGGGCCACGGAGTCGAAGGTCTGGTTCTCCTCCGTCGTGTTGCCATCGCGCCGTGCGCTCCGGCAATGTCACGTGTGTTTGTATGATGCCGCGAAGCGGGCGATAGACATTGCCGGGGCGCTCGTGGGCCTGGCGCTCACATTGCCCCTCTACCCGTTCATCGCACTGGCGATCAAGCTCGAGACACGAGGGCCTGTGTTCTTCACGCACCGCCGCCAGACCTTGGGCGGCAGAGAGTTCGGGTGCCTCAAGTTCCGCTCGATGGTGGCCAACGCTCTGGCGATGCGCGCTCAGTTGAAGAACGAGGTGGACGGGCCGCAATTCTTCATCGAGAACGACAGGCGGTTGACGCGGGTGGGGAAGTTCCTCAGGCGCACAAACCTCGACGAGGTGCCGCAGTTCTGGAACGTGTTATTGGGCCACATGAGCCTCGTGGGGCCGAGGCCATCGCCCGACGACGAGAACCAGTTCTGCCCCGCCTGGCGCGAGGCCCGGCTGAGCGTGCGGCCGGGGCTCACGGGAATGTGGCAGTTGAGGCGGACGAATCGTGCTGGAGGCGATTTCCACCAATGGATCCAGTACGACACGCAGTACGTGCGAGAGGCGTCGCTCCTGACGGACCTCGGGATCATCTGGGAGACGGCTGTTCGGATGCTCCGACGCATCTGA
- a CDS encoding polysaccharide biosynthesis tyrosine autokinase produces the protein METQQYPIVPHDPAATFHDAPAAHGLDLRRVLRQRGAVGLLVFALLAPAFVAWAWFHFQPRYVAEAIVQVNAVRPKVLYRTDDSTTGATFTTFFNTQVVTLTSTDLLNRCLKDPAVSGSHILAGAEDLTQALRDALEVTKIANTQYLSVKVRGDKPQGLAAVANTIVRTYMAFIEEADSSSQNRKIQLLEAEKKKLALDAETKMAALAQSRAAVAGNPDASSGALIRDPMSVTHEALVSLRKEQASLQAKAESLRAGLSAADVEIPAAVLDAAVDREPEVEPLMALAGQLRREIALADSEAGSPLVSTVQARMNAELQLTALKQEIARRELHVVQLAGGPKAAPAAPDGGDQESTPAILAELLADDPEGKKLAELAIQLQRESLLLRATGDEPSAAMIRERLDRRPQILALKSELMRKEVDLATKAETLRDTHPGLMSASAALEGLRTRLAKTEAELRDEVVQELKQETQQRQREVRDQLRMVEEQLRPFCERALPRARTLLSAARERLAVLEPEVKNRIIAEVKADAGRRAQELRQQLASIEGQLRERRERARVAVIARLREEARTQMARRLKELEADLAANATSETALRNMIAKQAEQRVVAERKAAELKTLEDDLARTRQSLLGVEQRLHELEVEAGAPGYISIASMATDPKFPEPYMPKRIKYGVAGVLGAAGLALLAMLLLDRQDDRIRCPEDLKGVAGVDLLGCVPHWGEAIRTAGSPALLCGPGVAAPRLVAEEVRNLVVHLLSPSAGHAVRTVLVTGAAPGDGRTTLAVNVAACVTSVGKRVILVDASFRKPDVAPLFGAPVTPGLGDVLARRAQVSDVIRNTSIPGLSILPAGSQPVDTVGALGSETMQSLLDALGGQFDYVIVDGPPLMLADARILAPMVDAVVCALRAPNSRRAMATECLATLRRLGARVLGMVLVGVRPEHNGYAATAAALHSYARAGRATQVAQIAGETTTVEFDKTAE, from the coding sequence ATGGAAACTCAGCAGTACCCCATCGTCCCGCACGACCCGGCCGCGACGTTCCACGATGCTCCGGCGGCCCATGGGCTGGATCTCCGACGTGTCCTGCGCCAGCGTGGGGCGGTCGGCCTCCTTGTTTTCGCGCTTCTCGCGCCGGCCTTCGTGGCATGGGCGTGGTTCCATTTCCAGCCGCGGTACGTGGCCGAAGCGATCGTGCAGGTGAACGCCGTGCGGCCGAAGGTCCTTTACCGCACAGATGACAGCACGACCGGGGCGACGTTCACGACATTCTTCAACACCCAGGTGGTCACCCTGACGAGCACCGACCTGCTGAACCGGTGCCTCAAGGACCCTGCCGTGAGCGGCTCCCATATCCTGGCCGGCGCCGAGGACCTCACCCAAGCGCTCCGGGACGCGCTCGAGGTCACCAAGATCGCGAACACGCAGTACCTCTCCGTGAAGGTGCGGGGCGACAAGCCTCAGGGGTTGGCGGCGGTGGCCAACACAATCGTCCGAACGTACATGGCGTTCATCGAAGAGGCAGATAGCTCTTCGCAGAACAGGAAGATCCAGCTTCTCGAGGCGGAGAAGAAGAAGCTGGCTCTCGATGCCGAAACGAAGATGGCGGCCCTCGCACAGTCGCGAGCCGCCGTCGCGGGCAATCCCGATGCGAGCTCGGGAGCCCTCATCCGAGACCCGATGAGTGTGACGCACGAAGCCCTGGTGAGTCTGCGCAAGGAGCAGGCATCGTTGCAGGCGAAAGCCGAGTCGCTGCGCGCCGGCCTGTCCGCCGCCGACGTGGAGATTCCGGCCGCCGTGCTGGATGCCGCCGTGGACCGGGAACCAGAGGTCGAGCCGCTGATGGCGCTGGCGGGCCAATTGCGCCGCGAGATCGCCCTGGCGGATTCCGAGGCGGGCAGCCCGCTGGTGTCCACCGTGCAAGCGCGCATGAACGCGGAACTGCAACTCACGGCACTCAAGCAGGAGATCGCGCGCAGGGAACTCCACGTGGTGCAGCTCGCCGGGGGGCCGAAGGCGGCGCCTGCGGCGCCTGACGGCGGCGACCAGGAGAGCACCCCCGCGATCCTCGCGGAGTTGCTCGCGGACGATCCCGAGGGGAAGAAGCTCGCCGAACTCGCCATCCAGTTGCAGCGCGAGAGCCTCCTGCTGCGGGCGACTGGCGACGAGCCTTCGGCCGCCATGATCCGCGAACGCCTCGACAGGCGGCCCCAGATACTGGCGCTGAAGAGTGAACTCATGCGCAAGGAGGTTGACCTGGCCACGAAGGCCGAGACGCTGCGAGACACGCACCCCGGCCTCATGAGCGCCTCGGCCGCACTCGAGGGCCTTCGGACCCGCCTGGCCAAGACCGAGGCGGAATTGAGAGACGAGGTGGTTCAGGAACTCAAGCAAGAGACGCAGCAACGGCAACGGGAGGTGCGCGACCAGCTTCGGATGGTCGAGGAGCAGCTCAGGCCCTTCTGCGAGCGCGCGCTCCCGAGAGCCAGGACGCTGCTCTCTGCGGCAAGGGAGCGCCTGGCCGTCCTGGAGCCGGAGGTCAAGAACCGAATCATCGCGGAAGTCAAGGCCGACGCCGGCCGGCGTGCCCAGGAACTGCGCCAGCAACTGGCATCAATCGAAGGCCAACTGCGCGAACGCCGCGAGCGGGCCCGCGTGGCCGTGATCGCGCGACTCAGGGAGGAAGCACGAACTCAGATGGCCCGCCGCCTCAAGGAACTGGAGGCCGATCTCGCCGCGAATGCGACGAGCGAGACGGCGCTGCGCAACATGATCGCCAAGCAGGCCGAGCAGCGCGTCGTGGCCGAACGAAAGGCCGCCGAACTGAAGACCCTGGAGGATGACCTCGCACGGACCCGCCAGTCGCTCCTGGGCGTCGAGCAGCGGCTGCACGAGCTGGAGGTGGAGGCGGGCGCTCCAGGGTACATCAGCATCGCCTCCATGGCCACGGACCCCAAGTTTCCTGAGCCGTACATGCCCAAGCGGATCAAGTACGGCGTCGCGGGCGTTCTTGGCGCAGCCGGCCTCGCGCTGTTGGCGATGCTCCTGCTGGATCGACAGGACGACAGAATCCGCTGCCCCGAGGATCTCAAAGGGGTCGCAGGCGTGGATCTTCTGGGCTGCGTCCCGCACTGGGGCGAGGCGATTCGGACGGCGGGAAGCCCGGCGCTGCTATGTGGGCCTGGGGTGGCGGCGCCGCGGCTGGTCGCAGAGGAGGTGCGCAACCTGGTAGTCCATCTCCTCTCTCCATCCGCAGGGCACGCCGTGCGGACAGTGCTCGTGACCGGGGCCGCGCCAGGGGACGGCCGAACGACCCTTGCGGTCAACGTCGCGGCCTGTGTCACGAGCGTGGGCAAGAGGGTGATTCTGGTGGATGCCAGCTTCCGAAAGCCCGATGTCGCGCCTCTCTTCGGAGCGCCAGTCACCCCTGGCCTCGGCGATGTGCTTGCGAGACGCGCGCAGGTCTCCGACGTGATACGGAACACGTCCATCCCGGGCCTGAGCATACTGCCGGCAGGCTCCCAGCCTGTGGATACGGTGGGCGCCCTGGGCTCCGAAACGATGCAGAGTCTCCTGGACGCCTTGGGCGGGCAGTTCGACTACGTGATCGTAGATGGCCCGCCACTGATGCTGGCGGACGCTCGTATCCTTGCACCCATGGTGGACGCGGTCGTGTGTGCCCTCCGGGCGCCGAATAGCCGACGCGCGATGGCGACCGAGTGTCTTGCGACGCTCCGGCGTCTTGGGGCGAGGGTGCTGGGCATGGTCCTTGTAGGCGTCCGGCCGGAGCACAACGGATACGCGGCTACCGCCGCCGCCCTGCACAGCTATGCCAGGGCGGGGCGGGCCACCCAAGTCGCCCAGATCGCCGGCGAAACCACGACCGTCGAGTTCGACAAGACGGCGGAGTAG
- a CDS encoding EpsI family protein, translating to MHCALRLSKAGAGGVCIGLLIVPYLVYRRDALRVSGLLATSTPLRRPLAEFPLVLRGWTGKDIPMEAEVARVAAADDYLNRQYRHIPTGELVAAYLAYYGTPRPRVGHHPEVCYPAFGWQKETQGVEMVGDSGVANGRKWPVSIYRFRKGPDRVTVVSCYIAGGQWTPDRDEVDSLAHGSIEDARRQYFLRVMLSFPGAPPADRVAKTAGRFLSDLSPALDAHLPDPLSDGPGHRQE from the coding sequence ATGCATTGCGCGCTGCGCCTGAGCAAGGCCGGAGCAGGAGGCGTGTGCATCGGCCTGCTGATCGTGCCATACCTCGTCTACCGGCGGGACGCCCTGAGGGTCAGCGGCCTTCTGGCCACGAGCACGCCGCTTCGGCGGCCGCTTGCCGAGTTCCCGCTGGTGCTGCGCGGCTGGACCGGGAAGGATATCCCGATGGAGGCCGAAGTAGCCAGAGTGGCAGCGGCGGACGACTACCTGAACCGGCAGTACCGCCACATCCCCACAGGGGAACTGGTAGCGGCCTACCTCGCCTACTACGGCACGCCACGCCCGCGGGTGGGGCACCACCCCGAGGTCTGCTACCCCGCGTTCGGCTGGCAGAAGGAAACCCAGGGCGTGGAGATGGTGGGGGACTCAGGCGTCGCCAACGGCAGGAAGTGGCCCGTGAGCATCTACCGTTTCCGCAAGGGGCCGGACCGCGTCACCGTGGTGAGCTGCTACATCGCCGGGGGGCAGTGGACCCCCGACCGCGATGAGGTGGACTCCCTGGCGCACGGGTCCATCGAGGATGCGAGGCGACAGTACTTCCTCCGAGTGATGCTCTCGTTCCCGGGCGCCCCGCCGGCTGACCGAGTTGCGAAGACCGCTGGCCGGTTCCTCAGCGACCTGTCTCCGGCTCTGGACGCGCATCTGCCCGACCCCTTAAGCGATGGCCCCGGCCACCGCCAGGAGTAG
- a CDS encoding exosortase/archaeosortase family protein, translated as MGPWLVGEWLACGLVLLLVYHAVVADLWTVWMTNQDFSHGILVAPFVLYLGWNRRKVLARTELSPSWAGAVLLVAAFAMRLAGLRYYYGSLERLSLVVAVWGAVLLLAGREVFRNLRGPLILLLLMVPPPSRAAEAITLPLQRMAARSAASVLSAMGWDVIREGNVLRLPLQSLEVAAACSGLRMIFAIVTLGGAMVCLMNRPRWERMVLVASTVPLAIAINVVRVIATAILSDTWPTAFSPARIHDVAGWLMMPVALTLLWLEQRFLRSLFVDPDAVS; from the coding sequence GTGGGGCCATGGCTGGTGGGGGAATGGCTGGCCTGCGGTCTCGTGCTCCTGCTCGTCTACCACGCTGTAGTGGCCGATCTGTGGACGGTCTGGATGACGAACCAGGACTTCTCGCACGGCATTCTCGTGGCGCCGTTTGTGTTGTACCTGGGTTGGAACCGGCGCAAGGTGCTGGCGCGCACGGAGCTGTCGCCCTCGTGGGCGGGTGCGGTGCTTCTCGTGGCCGCCTTCGCCATGCGGCTGGCTGGACTGCGCTACTACTACGGAAGCCTGGAGCGGCTGTCGCTCGTCGTCGCGGTGTGGGGAGCCGTGCTCCTGCTGGCCGGACGCGAGGTGTTCAGGAACCTGCGCGGTCCGCTGATACTCCTCCTCCTGATGGTCCCGCCCCCGAGCCGGGCCGCCGAGGCCATCACCCTGCCGCTGCAACGCATGGCGGCGCGCTCGGCCGCCTCGGTGCTCAGCGCCATGGGGTGGGACGTGATTCGGGAGGGGAATGTGCTCCGGCTGCCTCTCCAGAGCCTCGAGGTGGCGGCGGCATGCAGCGGCCTGCGGATGATCTTCGCCATCGTGACCCTGGGCGGAGCGATGGTCTGTCTCATGAACAGACCGCGATGGGAGCGGATGGTGCTGGTCGCCTCCACCGTGCCGCTCGCCATCGCGATCAACGTGGTACGGGTGATTGCCACGGCGATCCTGTCGGATACCTGGCCGACCGCGTTCTCCCCTGCGCGCATCCATGATGTCGCAGGATGGCTGATGATGCCAGTGGCACTGACCTTGCTGTGGCTCGAGCAACGGTTCCTGAGGTCGCTGTTCGTGGACCCCGACGCCGTCTCCTAG